GTCCGTGGTGGGGGAGGGGGGATCCGATTTCACCTCCGGGGCTCCGCCGTGTACTGTTACCCCTGCGCGGCACCCCCCGGGGTGATCGGGTAGGCCCCCTTAGCTCAGTCGGCAGAGCGTCTCCATGGTAAGGAGAAGGTCTACGGTTCGATTCCGTAAGGGGGCTCAGCGGGTCCGGCTAGACCCACCTGCGGCGGTGTAGCTCAGATGGCAGAGCAAGCGGCTCATAATCGCTGTGTCGCCGGTTCAAGTCCGGCCACCGCTACTCTCGTCCTCCGGGCCGGTGTCCGGTGGTCGGTGGAACGGGCGCCACTGGCGCCCACTTTGCGTGTCCGCGTAGCAAGCGCGTAAGCTTCTGCGCCGTAGTTGATCCGTTAGCGAGGAAGGCACTCCGCCGTGGCGAAGGCGACCGATGTTCGGCCGAAGATCACTTTGGCGTGTGTGGAGTGCAAGGAGCGCAACTACATCACGCGCAAGAACCGCCGGAACGACCCGGACCGCATCGAGCTGAAGAAGTTCTGCCCCCGGGACGGCAAGCACACCGTCCACCGCGAGACCCGCTGATCCGGCGACCGGCCTGAGCCGGTCCGGTCAGCAGCAGCTTCCGACGCCGATCCGGCGCGCAGGGCACGGCTTTTGCCGCCCGTGCGCGCCGGATCGGCGTTTTTCGTGCGTGTAGGTTCTCGGCATGTCACTGGACCCGTCCTTTGTCGGCCGGAGCTACCCGCCGACCGCCCCCTACCAGGTGGGCCGAGAGAAGATCCGTGAGTTCGCCACGGCCATCGGCGCGGCCGACGCCGCGTACCACGACCCGGAGGCCGCCCGGGCCCTCGGCCACCCCGACGTGGTCGCCCCGCCGACCTTCCCTGTGTCGATCACCATGGCGTCGAGCCGCCAGGTCGTCGACGACCCCGACCTCGCGGTCGACTACAGCCGGGTGGTCCACGGCGACCAGCGGTTCGCCTACACCCGCCCGGTGGTCGCCGGGGACGAGCTGGTCTGCGTCAACCACGTCGAGGCGATCGACAACCGGGGCGGGCACGGCTTCCTGACCATCCGGACCGAGGTCTCCACGGTGGCCGGCGAGCCCGTGGTGACCGCCTGGTCGAAGCTCGTCGTACGCGGGGAGGACTGAGATGGACGCGGCAACCACGACGACCGACGCGTGGCAGGGTGGGCTCGAGCTGCCCGCCAAGACGTACCGGATCACGCGGGCCCACCTGGTCCGCTACGCGGGCGCCTCCGGTGACTTCAACCCCATCCACTGGAGCGACCGGTTCGCCACCGGGGTGGGCCTGCCCGGGGTGATCGCCCACGGGATGTTCACCATGGCGCTGGTCGGCCGGGCGGTGACCGAGTGGGCCGGCGCGCCGGACGCGGTGCTCGACTACAACGTCCGCTTCACCCGTCCGGTGGTCGTACCGGACGACGACGAGGGGGTCGAGATCGAGGTCACCGCGAAGGTGCGGGAGGTCACCGAGGACGGGCTGACCCGGCTCGACCTGACCGCCACCTGCGGCGGCGAGAAGGTCCTCGCCCAGGCCCGGGCAGTCCTCCGGACACCTCGCTGACCTGCGTTTCGGCCCGATAGGGGCAGACCGGTTGGGAAAGTGGACCCGCTACCCGTACACTGGTCCGCCGTGGGGCAAGTGACCCCTGCACCGTCTTGCGTGTCGGTGTGGGGTGAGCGTTGCCGCACAGGGGTGTAGCTCAATTGGCAGAGCAGCGGTCTCCAAAACCGCAGGCTGCAGGTTCAAGTCCTGTCACCCCTGCGCCTCAGGCCTGACCGTTTCGTGGGTCGCGCCGCCCGCCGGCGGCGTTCGGCCCGCGGTGGTGGCATCGGCGGGGTGGCTCCGAGGCATCGGGCCCTCCCGGCTGATCCGCCGGCCGCGGCCCGTCGCGGGACGGTTGGTCCGGCCGGCGTGACCAGCGCCGCGCACGTTGGACAACGTGCGACCCGACATCCGCGACGGAGGGCGAAGTGGCCGACAACAAGCGGCGCGGCGAGGACGCCGGCGACGACCGTCTCGACGACGAGACCGTCGAGAGCGTGGCCGACGACGACGCCACCGACAGCGACGCCACGGACGCGGACGAGCCGGTTTCCCGGGGCGGTACCGCGACCCGGTCGCGGACCAAGGCCGAGTCCGCCGACAGCAAGCCGAAGACCAAGTCGGACGACAAGGTCGGATTGTTCGGGCGCTTCGCGCGGTTCATCCGCGAGGTCGTGGCCGAACTGCGTAAGGTCATCTGGCCGACCCGCAAGGAGCTGCTGACCTACACCGCGGTGGTGGTCGTGTTCGTGACGGTGGTCACCGCGCTCGTCGTCGGACTCGACTTCGTGTTCGCCAAGGGTGCGCTGGTGGTCTTCGGCGGATCCAGCTGACCAAGCGATAGTGACGGAAGTGAGCGAGCGTGCCTGAGTACGACGAGACCGCCGGACCCGCCGACGAGCAGTCCTCGGTGGTGACGGCGGCGGGTGACGAGTCGGTCGAGGCCGCCAGCGAGCCGGAGTTCGCGTTGACCGAGCCGGCCCCGGAAGAGGAGTTCGACCCGGTCGCCGAGCTGCGTCAGAAGCTGCGCTACGCGCCGGGTGACTGGTACGTGGTGCACTCCTACGCGGGCTACGAGAACAAGGTCAAGACCAACCTCGAGACCCGGATCACGTCCCTCGACATGGAGGACTACATCTACCAGGTCGAGGTGCCGACCCGGGAAGAGGTCGAGGTCAAGAACGGGAAGCGCCTCCAGGTCCAGAACAAGGTCTTCCCGGGCTACATCCTGGTCCGGATGGAGCTGACCCCGGAGTCGTACTCCTGCGTCCGCAACACGCCGGGTGTCACCGGCTTCGTGGGGGCGACCGACCGGGCTGACCGCCCGGCCCCGCTCTCCCTCGACGAGGTGCTGAAGTGGCTGGCCCCGGCGGTGGAGACCGAGCAGAAGAAGGCGAAGCCCGAGGTCAAGGTCCTCGACTTCGAGGTCGGTGACTCGGTCACCGTCACCGACGGCGCGTTCGCCTCGCTGCCGGCCACGATCAGCGAGATCAACGCCGACCAGCAGAAGCTCAAGGTGCTGGTGTCGATCTTCGGCCGGGAGACTCCGGTGGAGCTGAACTTCAACCAGGTCGCCAAGATCTGACGTGCCGTACGGGGCGGTGGGCGTGGCCCGCCGCCCCGTGCCGTACCCCGCCGTCGGCCCTCGCCGCAAGGGGGGACGGCGGGCTGCGCTACCCTAGAACGTCGCTCCCGCCTGTCGTGCTGACCGTGCGCGGTCGCGCGGGACGC
The nucleotide sequence above comes from Micromonospora pallida. Encoded proteins:
- the rpmG gene encoding 50S ribosomal protein L33, yielding MAKATDVRPKITLACVECKERNYITRKNRRNDPDRIELKKFCPRDGKHTVHRETR
- a CDS encoding MaoC family dehydratase; this encodes MDAATTTTDAWQGGLELPAKTYRITRAHLVRYAGASGDFNPIHWSDRFATGVGLPGVIAHGMFTMALVGRAVTEWAGAPDAVLDYNVRFTRPVVVPDDDEGVEIEVTAKVREVTEDGLTRLDLTATCGGEKVLAQARAVLRTPR
- a CDS encoding FAS1-like dehydratase domain-containing protein, whose product is MSLDPSFVGRSYPPTAPYQVGREKIREFATAIGAADAAYHDPEAARALGHPDVVAPPTFPVSITMASSRQVVDDPDLAVDYSRVVHGDQRFAYTRPVVAGDELVCVNHVEAIDNRGGHGFLTIRTEVSTVAGEPVVTAWSKLVVRGED
- the secE gene encoding preprotein translocase subunit SecE; this translates as MADNKRRGEDAGDDRLDDETVESVADDDATDSDATDADEPVSRGGTATRSRTKAESADSKPKTKSDDKVGLFGRFARFIREVVAELRKVIWPTRKELLTYTAVVVVFVTVVTALVVGLDFVFAKGALVVFGGSS
- the nusG gene encoding transcription termination/antitermination protein NusG — translated: MPEYDETAGPADEQSSVVTAAGDESVEAASEPEFALTEPAPEEEFDPVAELRQKLRYAPGDWYVVHSYAGYENKVKTNLETRITSLDMEDYIYQVEVPTREEVEVKNGKRLQVQNKVFPGYILVRMELTPESYSCVRNTPGVTGFVGATDRADRPAPLSLDEVLKWLAPAVETEQKKAKPEVKVLDFEVGDSVTVTDGAFASLPATISEINADQQKLKVLVSIFGRETPVELNFNQVAKI